The Lolium rigidum isolate FL_2022 chromosome 1, APGP_CSIRO_Lrig_0.1, whole genome shotgun sequence region aaaacgcataataatgacataaagtatgcataaaacatgtagatatcatcaataatgtggcatggaacataagaaattatcgatacgtcggagacgtatcactttgccacttggcttaatggtGATTTCTGTTTTGTGTTTGTGAATGCAGGGGTTCAAATGGATGATCAAGGATCTCTCCTTCAAGATGTTGATCAAGAAGTTCTTGAAGATTTTAGCTAGTTTCTATTctttgtaatttttccttttctttttcatttattcaaTTTCTGAAATGTGTGATGTAATATATAATtcatatgaatattgtaaagacaatgtaaattgtgtgtgatgatcaataaagctcaaatttctctaatgagcttttatattCTTTTATATTTATAATTTTCCAATTTATAATATTGTTATATGAATTATTCTTTATTTGATTTATAATTTGACTAAATGGGTTTGAATTTAAATTTCAAACTCAACTTGTttcaattcaatcatgcaacttaaaataAGATATGaaatgttcccctctcttctcgaaaccctaAGTTTAGAAAAGATAAGgtccaagtttgtcgcactctcgaaaccctaaccctatctggtgtcgagagagaaacttgtcccctctaagatgcatttttcaataaagcgcgaaatttccccaaattttacgatgcaatgcacatccctttataAAATCTACCACGCAATTGTctcgaatcctgggatattacacaaccCCTATGAAAAGGTACACAGCTGGGTAAGTATCCCTTGGAAAGAGGTTGTATTGTGAGTGCTTCTTGGTGCAACTATGAGTTGTTGGATGAGTTCCTTGCATTTGGTATCTACAGTTCACGATTTGCTGACTTATTTGACCCACACATAGGAATAGCAACATTGGTAAACACTGACATAAACCTGTGATTGACTCTAGATAGAGCATCGACTACTTAATTATTATTTCCCTTCTTGTATTCAACTCTGTAATTATACCCCAACGGCTTGAAAAGTACCTTTTATGAATCCCATCAGTGAGTTATTGTTCttgattgcactttcattgttgaTCGGTCTTGATGATGAGGGAAGTGGCAGAGAAGTAGTGCTTCCATTTCTTTAGTGCTTCCACTATTTTCACAACTTCCTAGTCACACGTAGATAAGCCAACAAATCATATTGTACGTTCGGTCAACTTCATTGGTACATTCTTGTGTATTTAATCTGAAACTAGTCCATTGCCGTCTATCGGTGAATAGAAATCCTTTATTTGTAATCCCATTTCAAGCTGAACAATAAAAAAAGTGGACATAAACGACAACTGCATGAATTTGACCACATGCTTCAGACTTAGAAGAAATGATAAATAGAGTGATGATAGCCTGCCCAATTAGCATGTACAAAAGAAGTAAGCTTCACAAtgagaacattttagatgatttgaaAGTCATGCTTGCACATAATATCAGGTTGTAAAAGGATAAATTTTAAATCTTTCATGTGAAAGCACAAGGAGACAAGAATTCGTTGTCACCAAAATTAACAGAGATGATGTAGAGTATTTTCCTTTGAGTTGTCTTGGCAAGCTTTTTGTAATTGAAGTCATCAACATCCCGTGGTGTCTTGTGGGCTGACGGGCATGACATGAGATGACGATGACCATTACTCTCAGCACGACGCCCTCTTCTCAAGCCCTAGATGTTGCATGACATGCACCCGTATCAAGACAATGCCATTTATGTCTAAAACAAGCCATATTAGCATGCCCTATAGATCCTAGATAAGGAAAGGAAATGTCGGTTTGgcttctctctgttatctcccccATTTGCAATTGGTTTTATTCATGGGTGTactctctcccatgccaccaagaaTCCGCAGCCTCTCTTGACATTTTCATGGGGGCTTTCCGCCTTGCTGAGCATTCCTAGCCTCTCTTGACACTATAATTGGGGCTCTCCGCCTCTCTGAGCAACCCATTCAAGTTGTTGAGCTAGGAAAATAGGAATGGGATTGCAATGTTGCGTGGGGCGTAGTAGTAGGCATCGTGTGGGAGAAGTGTTGCGACAAGTAACAAGGAACCATGAAAGTGAAAGCACACAACTGTTCTTTCTCGGCTCACCCTGAACTTCCAAAGCAAGCACTAGACACCAAAGTAACAAGGAAAAAAATCAAGGTATTCTCCAACAAGCAATCAAATGGTTGGATGAACAAAAAGATAGTTTTACACTAGCAAGATACATGCCTTCCTCGGTGCACAATTTGAGTGACGCTTTGAACATAAAGTAAGTCAAAAATTTAGAACTTTGGTTGCCAATATCGTTTTTAAGTATCATATTAAAAACTTGAAAGTCATATGTAAAAATTCGTATCAAAAAATATTTTTATGCATTAGTCTAATGACCAAATAAGGCATCATAAACACCACAACTTGATCTGCAATTTGTGGAAGTGTATCATACATGAGTATCACCACCACACACAAACATATGCAGCAGTACTCCAATGGTAAACAAATAGAATAGTGGTTATGATAATCCTGGTTGTCTAACCATTTTTTCCATTTTAGTGCATGTTTAACCTGATAGCAGATTATAAGGTAATCTGAGCCAAAACCGTTTGTTCCACTGCTAAGGTACGGACCACGCGACATAGATGTCTTATAGAAGAAACGTAAaagttaaaaagaaaataaatggtGCTTCTAAAGGTAAATATAACATCACCAAGTTTAACACGACAAGGTTACTACACAATGCAAGCATGACACCTATGTGCTGATGTGAGACCAGAAAAAGTAAGCGTCAAAGCGACAAGCATCGGAATGTGGCTGAATAACTCTAATCCATTCTTCCCTTGAGCACCCGCTCTTGTACTTCAGTCAGTGTCCTGCGAACCCAAAGGATAAGATGCCATGAAACTAGATTATTCGTCAGTTAAGGGGAGTGGTGAAATGGCGTGAAAGCAATACATATATGCCATACATTGGTAGGTCAacgataaagaagagtttaatagAAGCCACTGAAGTTACACAATCGGTGGCTCACAATGTTGGTCGTCAATTTGGAGAATCCTGTACTTTTTAGGAGGGCCCTCGATCCTAATCTCGCAGTAGCATGGTAACCATGTTGGATAAACTCCCGTGGGACGTTGGTCGCCACCACGTTTCGGTCGGCCACAATGGCCAGCCCCATCTTGAGTTGCACCCGCATGCCGCAGCTCAAGCACAGGTCCTATCCAGCTATCCTCTACGACCTCCGACGCGCTCTCACTACGGGAACACgccgttgtgccgacggccagatcctGTGCCAACGGTAAAATATCGGGGCCATCGGTACAGGATCCGTTTCGGCCAGACCAGCAGGCAAGCGGTACAGGAAAACCGTCAGCACAggaaggtctgtgccgacggcaaccgtcggcatagtttcggccgtcggcacagcctctccGCCGTGACGGCGAGGTGGTAACAGTGTCACATATTTCAGCCCTGTggcgacggcaaagccgtcggcacaactattttccattttaccacgTTAATCTtcaaaaaaatcataactaaatcattataattcagaaaaatacaaataatatatcaaaaaatttggaaaaaataatttctatcttgaaaaatatcaaacttagaatattgcaaatatctcaaaaaaccttctcaaaaatgagctatcatgtccgATGTTTTATAGCTTTCACGCTGAACAACCAATATTATAGCTAGAAtcgataatgtgcccatattgtacACATATGTGCATCTTGGAAAGTCTTACAATGTTgtaggaggaagttttccttttcatcgcacgaaaaagctATTTTTCATTTTTGAAGTGCCGAAAACGagatgttttgtgaagcaaccaccaaattaatgtttcacattggtaccaatatatttttcaaaaataccaGACCACCTAAGAGGGACAATTTCTCAAATGGTGTATCTAGAACCTTTCCATCCAcctctcatgaaaaagacaaattcatgCCGAATCGGCTGGAGGTCGatcagatttgaactacatgtacatgatataatgctcaagatttttcgtaaaaatcatttttaggttcaaaacatgctatttcatcagagacccagtgcaagtttagcgagcctcagccccaggcaaaggatcttcatgtctgtcgttttgaatatagtttgaaacgggcataataaattcaaaaacgatccaaaccATGTGAAACATTCGTGTGGTGTCATATTATATATGTCATAGttacaaggaaaaatattaaagttggaaaattacaAACATCACAAAaattccttcacaaaatgagctatcacgttccaggtttcatgacatttagatcaaacgaccaatgttatggatagaatcgcggcatagtttgtgactATGCGCCCATATtgggcacacatgtgcatcttgggatgtcgtACGATGTTGCGggaggaagttttccttttcatcgcatgAAAAAgttattttccatttttgaggtcgaAAACAGGATGTTttatgaagcaaccaccaaattaatgtttcacattggtaccaatacattttcaaaaatactagaccaactaagatggaCAATTTCTCAATCAGTGTATCTGTAACCTTTTCGTTCACCCctcgtgaaaaagacaaattcctgccgaatcggtaggaggccgactaGATTTGAACTACTTgtacatgatatattgctcaagatttttcatataaatagtttttaggttcacaacatgctatttcatcagagatccaatgCAAGTTTAGCGAGtctcagccccgggcaaaggatcttcatgcccgccgttttgaatatagtttgaaacaggcataaaaaattcaaaaacgatccaaaccatgtgaaaccttcgcgtggtgtcatattatatgTCATAGTTACAAGTAAAAATATTAATGTTGGAAAATTACAAACATCATAAAaattccttcacaaaatgagctatcacgttcgaggtttcatgatatttaggtcaaacgaccaatgttatggatagaatcgcggtatagtttgtgataatgtactCATATTgtacacacatgtgcatcttagaatgtcttacgatgttgcaagAGGAAGTTTTTCTTTTTCATCGCATGAAAAAGttatttccatttttgaggtgtcgaAAATAGAATGTCTTAAGAAGTAACCACCAAATTAATGTTTTATattggtaccaacatatttttaaaaaatactagaccaactaatATGGACAATTTCTTAACCGGTGTATCTGTAACCTTTCCATCCAcctctcatgaaaaagacaaattactgccgaatcggtaggaggccgatcagatttgaactacaggtacatgatataatcCTCAAGATTtttcatacaaataatttttaggttcacaacatgctatttcatcatagatccagtgcaagtttagcgagcctAAGTCCCGGGTAAAGGAtattcatgcccgccgttttgaatatagtttgaaatgagcataataaattcaaaaacgatccaaaccatgtgaaaccttcgcgtggtgtcttATTATATGCCATAGTTACAAGCAAAAATATTAAAGTTAGAAAATTACGAACATCACAAAAATTccatcacaaaatgagctatcatgttcgaggtttcatgacatttaggtcacaCGATCGATGTTATGGATaaaatcgcggcatagtttgtgataatgtgcccatattatgcacacatgtgcatcttgggatgtcttacgatattgcaggaggaaaTTTTCCTTTTCATTGTGCGAAAAAGCCATtttcatttttgaggtgccgaaaatgggatattttgtgaagcaaccaccaaattaaatttCACAttagtaccaacacatttttaaaaatagaccacctaagatggaaaaATTTTCAACcggtgtctctggaacttttccgtccacccctcatgaaaaagacaaattcctgtcgaatcggtaggaggccggccagatttgaactacaggtacatgatctATTGCTCATTAAtttttggaaaaatcatttttaggttcaaaatatgttataaatgtcatatttgtattcctctcttttttctaatcgatttagacatattatttgtcaaattctgatttacggatttaaagatattaattattacaTATTAAgtcgaaaaaggaaaaaaatgaaaataattttATTGTCCATTTAAATTCAAtattaatatacttattcttgtagtttatgaaggtaattgtttggaattcaaaaaaataaagatgTGCAACATCAAGAAATAGGAgttaatagtattgatatggcattattatcaacaaagtgtcatttctttcatggaagctagTCTAAAATTTAAGCGTGCTAGGGATGGAGTAGTGTGAGAATGTGTGACTgatcgggaagtttgaccacgagtggaATTTGACcaaatattaagtgtagttagagttaaaatggtgcatgtgagagattaaaaaaaatgaatttttttaaaaaaaaattcatgcCAGAGTTACCAAACggcgttatttctatgccgacggcaagccgtcggcacaggatgctGTGCCAACGATAATTTTATTTGTGCCGAGGCGTTATTGTGCCGACAGCTGTCGTCAGCACAAGTCTGTGCTGACGGCAAGGCAAACTGTGCCGACTGCCGCCAGCCATCGGCACCTCCTGGTTCCCGAAATGTCTCCGAGATCCATGCATGGCTTGTCTTCTCGTCCGTGAGACGGGACAAGACACGCGGCGACCGTTTGAGTCAGACGACGGTTGCGGCAACGTCATCGCCGCCACACACCGGGGGAGGTGAATCTCTCTGGTCCATGAGCCGCGCGCATGCACACACCAAACCATTCCTTCTTTCTTTCCATTTTCATCCTATCCTTCGAGACCCCGGCCCCGATTGAATCAGGTTGGGAAGTCCTTGAACAGCTATTTCCGCGGCCACAAATACCCTGAGCTTAGTATTAGTGGCCATCTTATACAGTTATACCTATATGTGTGTGTATTCCTGTAGGTATAATATGCACCTCCAAGTGCACATCCAGTTACACCTAtcttgcaaaaaaaaatatttgtaaGATTTGTGCATTGTGGAACCATCTATCAAGATATTTACAGGAATACAAACACATATAGGTATAATATGCATGTTTTAGTCATATTATTGTATCCATTTTGAAAGTAGTAATAACAAACGTTAGACTTGCACTACAGTAAATTTTAATCATAAATATTACACAATTATGTATTTAGTATTCTTTTtagtacaacaaaaaaattacacAAGATTGTACGATGAATTTGTATTAATAAAACACACTGTTAAGATTTTGTGACGATAACATGTAAAAAGTGTAAAAAAGTTTTGTATAAATATCTAATATTCATTGTTtaaatatatgatttttttttgaaaccttttGAGTTCGGTATTGCAATGTCAGAttactttttttcgataaagaatgtCAGGAGGGCTATTGAGTTGTTGTGAGACAATGAGGTGTTTTACCATTTGATCAAGATTTGGTATTTTCAAATTTGGCCATGATTGGGTTGTAATAATGTTTTAATTGCATAACTTGACCTTGGTGTAACTAGATGTTTAACATCGAGCTAATGCTTCCTGTTTTTCTTTGTCATGCCATGCAAAGCCTGATAAACATTCATGTATATTTACCGCGCAGATTGATTTTTTACTTGAGTAGCTATGTCTCTTATCATGTTGTGGGTGTAAAGTTTCTCTTTTAATTACTTGATCTTGATCCGAATTTAGACGAACTTCTGATGTGTTtcataggacggagggagtacttgcgtTGTCGCGCCTAATTAATTTTTTTGCAGGAGATttgagatatttattgatcaagcACAACACCTGATCGATCAGACTGAATTGTGATCATCAGAAAATCTAGAATACACTCAAGCCAGCTATTCGTGCCCATCAGTGTACAAGCAAGCTTCGCACATAGATGGGCTGAATGATTAGTTGATCTTGTTACATGTTGAATAACAGAAAGACTAAAATTTATAGCTAGCTCTCCTATTTCTTACATAATTGGAGTCAGGATCGAACAAGAGCCGTGACGAGTGTTCCAAAGGTTAACAACCTCCAGGCAATCCGTCTCCGGAACCACTTTTTGGAATCCATGAAGATTAGCAAAGATCACACCCTCTCGGAGAGCCaatgcttctgcaattagtagATCAGTTATACCAAATAGTTGTTTACTCCATGCTCCAAGATAGTTTCGTTGGGATCTCACAACACTACCAGCCCCGCCTCGACCAGCATCTAGTGCCAGTGCAATATCGGTAATGAGCTTGATAATATCATCATCCGGCAGCCTCCACCCGTGTTCAAGTAACACACCCGCATGCATCTTGGGGATCGATAGCACAACAAGCGCCTCCTTCGCCATCTTGACATATTGGACAGGGTCATAAGAACCCTTGTCTTGTGTCACAGCTATTCCTCGAGCTCCAGATCGCCCACATTGTAGCGATAATTTTGGCTTGATCTGAATCTGAAAACCGCAGGTCACAAGGATATCTCGTGACCAAGTCTGTGGGTGAAGTTGCGGCAGAGAAAAATCGAGCCAAGATTGAGCTTCAACCCAAAACTTGTGTGCATGATCGGAAGTGAACAATGCATGCATGATATCTACGTTTGCTCCCAAGCGTAGCTTGCACCTGCTTAGCTGCGATATATGCTTATGCTTCAGTATGTAGCAGGTAAAATGCCTCTCAATACCCGCCACCAAAACACACGCAGCTAATTAATTTGCTAGTCGATCAAGGTGAGCAAGCTTCGTACATGTATCTCGATGACTTGATCCCAACCGAAAGCGTCGGCCACGAAGCAAGGTCAGTCTTCTCAGGCACTTTCCCATTCGGCGGAGGAGAGAACGCAACACACACCGACTGTTGGAAGCCTTGGAGGTgacgaagaacaagaacaagtcgTCAGTGGAGACGACAGAGGACATCAGGGCAGCTGAACCCACAAACCGAAAATAGTTTACTGTCAAGAATTCCCATTGGTAATTTCTGGGCCAGCTATTGATAGTTGGTGTGGATGTCGGTGCCTAGTACAGGCTGAACACCTAAAGCGTGTTATTGAGATGGGAGAGGCATTTGGCATTGCCACCGACTATAACCACCACGGGTCGCCTAAACTTTTTTTCCTATTTTATAGTTTAACTCGATTTTACCTATTTTTACAGCTACAGTATATTTTTAGAACAGATTATAAAATATGAAGTGAGCTGATACCTTTTGTTTCAAAGTTGCGGAACAGAGCGCGCAACACAGACGTCTTACCATAGATCGAAAGGGTAAAGTCAAGGAAAAAACAGGTACTTTTTCTAAGGGTAAATATAACATCATCATTACAATATTAGTTCAGAATTTAGGCACAACCCTGATAGATAATGCTGCCGTGAACCAGAAACAGCAAGCAATGAAAGCATGGGACTGCGGCTGAAGAACTCTAGTCCATCCTGCCCTTGAGCACTCGCTCTGTAACTTCGGTCGGCGTCCTGCAAACCAAAAGGATAAACAAGAACTAGATCAATAGTCAGTTAAGGGGAGATTGGAAATGACTCAGATGTGGATGCAATACAGCTTCGAGCTTTCTATGACATACATTTTTGTCTATTGTTTCCTACTGATTTGTCTATAAACAAGGCACGTAACACGTCAACACTAAAAAGTTAGTAGAGCCGATAGCAGAAGCAACTAGTCAACTTACACAACCAGAACGTAGCCTCCCCACCCACTGAGGCAATCACGATCAACTGATGACAACAGCGCTTGTGATATGGTCTCGAAGAGTTCATCGGGTTCCTTTGTCATGGAAAATAACATGGGTGTCAGGTAACTTGTACCATACGAAATAACGTTAAAAGACTGACAACCTAAAGTGCAAGGCAGTCATCGCCGATGAAACTGTATAAAATAAGGCAGACCCAAGACAGAAATGTTAGTCAAGCATGTGATGCTGGCTAAAATTAATCGCACAAAGACGTACCATGTTTGGTTTGTACATGGATTCACAAGCACCATATAAAGACTCTGATGCTGTCCCTGAGACAACGAAGTCCTTCGCCAGTTCCCTGCATATGAACAAATATCTCCAATTAGCTCACTAAAAGATGACAAGATGATACAGAAATGCATGATGGAACTGACAGGTCATAGACAAATATCCAGACAGAACCATAATAGTTAAGTGGAGGCTAGCTCGTTAAATGATACAGTCCTCGATGATGGATCGGCGAGTAATCCACGATCAGCGGCTAGCTAACGTTATGGGCCATTAGTGGTGGTTCATTGCCTATAGTGTTGTAATCCAGGTTACTGATTCAGTACATATGAAATGAGAAGGGAAAATGACTGTCAATTTCAAAAAAGAAACGAAAAGGCTAGCAAATCTGGGCAGCCTAGACACATCTGTATGAGGACGGAAAAATTGTGTGAGTTGTGTATTGAATGGTGAATCAAATGCAGCAATGGAATATCCAGAAATATATTTTTCGATCATGCAATGCTCTCTGAAAACAAAGTTTCACAAATATTTTAGAGCATTTGTTATTAACGGAGCAGTGCATAGACAAAAACTATATCCTTGACGCGCTTGACAGCAAATCAACTCCAGACATGAGTGAGATGTAGGGCAATTTGTTAATGATGATTAGCCATTTTTCAAAATGTCACCTTGGTCTAACTGGATATATGTAATCTAACACAAATGTTAAGGAACTGAACGTGGTATATACCCCAGACGAACAATATGAACTATATAAAAGCATAATACTCAGGAGAGCAGCAATGAGCAGATAATCAACTCCCACCATGAATGAAACAGGGGGGCAATTTGTTAATGATGATTTTACTCATTTTTAAAATTTATAGGTCACTTGGTTCAAGATGACAGACATATATGTAATCTAGAAAAATGTAAAGGGACACCCCCTATCTCTGATTGTGGAATCTGACTTCGAAAATAAGAACCAAAACAGGAATAGTAATCCAtagagtaaacaacaatgagaatCAGATAACCCACTAGAATACCATGTATATGAAATACATCGAAAAGAAAACTCTGTGTGGTAAAATCAAAAGAACACACGAAACTGATACTTACTTTGCACCAATGCAGTCCATGGTGCAAATAAATGGCACATCGTCCTGTCCAAGTCCAGCAATAATTGGCTGGCAGAAGTATGGTCCAAATCTGGAGTGTTTCATTAACACAAAAGGTTAGATCGACCTTTCTCCTTATCGAAACATatacaatgaagaaacacatTTAGGATAGATAATTACTGAGCTCAATACTTAGCGCAAAGGCTAATAACATAATGCCAGAGGTCATAAAT contains the following coding sequences:
- the LOC124673223 gene encoding proteasome subunit beta type-3, with protein sequence MSIFEYNGSAVVAMVGKNCFAIASDRRLGVQLQTVATDFQRVFEIHPKLYIGLSGLASDAQTLYQRLVFKHKLYQLREERDMKPETFASLVSAMLYEKRFGPYFCQPIIAGLGQDDVPFICTMDCIGAKELAKDFVVSGTASESLYGACESMYKPNMEPDELFETISQALLSSVDRDCLSGWGGYVLVVTPTEVTERVLKGRMD